In Acanthopagrus latus isolate v.2019 chromosome 17, fAcaLat1.1, whole genome shotgun sequence, the following are encoded in one genomic region:
- the LOC119005669 gene encoding uncharacterized protein LOC119005669, with the protein MTRYKDKITGLLQEFEQRFQIFERGRREKNAKIKYFGGPESAQCQSTSGSTVGNASGPSPSSTEPCLAPPSSVPTVPSGYVSVTTADLPATSTTTSAWHHGSSSALPVDPAEWPSFLSDLDRTEQAIRGPLPIQENFSFPKRHDGRSFHYHYIYRQLDNGEKVKRSWLTYSRSKDAVYCFCCKLFSKKSLTLATEGQWDWVNIGALLKQHENGEDHCSNMVKWKEFVLRLSKGKTIDDTEMGLLEAEKNRWRDVLTRLISIIQSLAERNLALRGSVDTLHQANNGNFLKEVELIAKFDPVLRDHVRRIDSGAEHITYLGKTIQNELITCVSDKIVETMVSEI; encoded by the exons ATGACTCGGTACAAAGATAAGATCACAGGACTGCTGCAGGAGTTTGAGCAACGGTTTCAGATTTTTG aaagaggaagaagagaaaaaaacgcCAAGATAAAG TACTTTGGAGGCCCAGAATCAGCCCAGTGCCAGTCCACATCAGGCTCAACTGTGGGAAATGCATCAG GTCCATCCCCATCCTCTACAGAGCCTTGTCTCGCACCCCCATCCTCTGTGCCCACTGTCCCCTCAGGCTATGTGTCTGTAACCACAGCTGATTTACCTG CGACTTCCACCACAACGTCCGCTTGGCACCATGGATCATCATCAGCTCTGCCAGTTGATCCAGCTGAGTGGCCTTCTTTCCTCTCAGATTTAGACAGGACTGAGCAGGCAATCAGAGGGCCACTGCCTATTCAGGAGAACTTTTCATTCCCCAAAAGGCATGATGGCCGAAGTTTCCATTATCACTATATCTATAGACAGTTAGACAATGGGGAAAAAGTAAAGCGGAGCTGGCTGACTTATTCAAGAAGTAAAGACGCAGTCTATTGCTTTTGCTGTAAATTATTTTCAAAGAAGTCCTTAACACTGGCAACTGAGGGACAGTGGGATTGGGTCAACATTGGTGCACTGCTAAAACAGCATGAGAATGGTGAAGATCATTGCAGCAACATGGTGAAATGGAAGGAATTTGTCTTGCGTCTGTCAAAAGGGAAAACTATTGATGACACAGAAATGGGCCTCCTTGAGGCAGAAAAGAATCGCTGGAGAGATGTTCTCACACGCTTAATCAGTATTATCCAGTCACTAGCAGAAAGGAACCTGGCACTGAGGGGATCTGTTGACACATTACATCAGGCCAACAATGGGAACTTTCTAAAAGAAGTGGAACTGATAGCTAAATTTGATCCTGTATTGAGAGATCACGTGAGACGCATCGACAGTGGAGCAGAACATATCACATACTTGGGGAAAACGATTCAAAATGAGTTGATAACCTGTGTTAGTGATAAAATAGTGGAGACAATGGTGTCTGAAATATAA